In Pleurocapsa sp. PCC 7319, the following are encoded in one genomic region:
- a CDS encoding O-antigen polymerase — translation MVPSNIAREIPKLVTSRWLKQEYPIYPLLGLVSTIVGTLIAIFILPEETTAPSALFPCALAMTLGLAIAPFAAACRSPRTLLRTEHVLVLAPIYWLLLDLLQQAYSLEYFPNSFVAGTFLSIGLFTTGVWLAALMRPLPMPTSLANAADHRLNPTLIFSLILVFFSIAIIKFAYPCDFNPMLMFFHLGSDRWSAPWARETLGGWSSFIDHLDYFGYLLPTLTTLLIVRSRRLDFRVILAISLSVIMTAFLAQAGGRRIIGVVLGAAIICWVLEQQKLKLKQIIITLVSVAMVLGIMQWMLEVRNDGFQALLQKEHPEFQYKHLHIDDNFLRLAQTIALVPRYYPYVYEKQIIFTLVRPIPRVFWPDKPVDPGFDLPSALGVEGISYSYTVIGDWYICAGWIGIFFGGIIYGGFARMVGQLLTKNTENASAIVYSLCTMALFAGFRSMLELVLMSYAVLAWMLISWLMLPKRKILKG, via the coding sequence ATGGTTCCCTCAAATATTGCCAGAGAAATACCTAAACTCGTAACTTCAAGGTGGTTAAAACAAGAATATCCTATCTATCCTCTACTAGGTTTAGTAAGTACTATTGTCGGCACATTGATTGCCATTTTTATTCTTCCTGAAGAAACTACAGCTCCTAGTGCTCTATTTCCCTGTGCTTTAGCAATGACTCTAGGGCTTGCGATCGCCCCTTTTGCTGCTGCTTGCCGCAGTCCCAGAACTTTATTACGTACTGAACATGTCTTAGTGCTTGCGCCTATTTACTGGCTCCTACTGGATTTACTACAACAAGCCTATTCCTTGGAATATTTCCCTAATAGCTTTGTCGCTGGCACATTTTTAAGCATCGGTTTATTTACTACAGGAGTGTGGCTAGCTGCATTAATGCGTCCGTTGCCGATGCCTACATCCTTAGCTAATGCTGCCGATCATCGGTTGAATCCTACTCTTATTTTTAGTCTTATTCTGGTCTTTTTTAGCATTGCCATAATTAAATTTGCCTATCCATGTGATTTCAACCCTATGTTGATGTTTTTTCACTTAGGGAGCGATCGCTGGTCAGCACCTTGGGCTAGGGAAACTTTAGGTGGCTGGAGTTCTTTTATTGACCACCTAGACTACTTTGGCTATTTATTACCAACGCTAACTACTTTGCTAATTGTCAGGAGTCGTCGTTTAGATTTTCGAGTTATCTTGGCAATTAGCTTGTCTGTCATTATGACTGCTTTTTTAGCTCAAGCAGGAGGTCGTCGGATCATTGGAGTGGTGTTAGGTGCAGCAATTATTTGTTGGGTATTAGAGCAGCAAAAACTCAAGCTCAAGCAAATTATTATTACTTTAGTTAGCGTGGCGATGGTTTTGGGCATCATGCAATGGATGCTGGAGGTCAGAAATGACGGATTTCAGGCACTCTTGCAAAAAGAGCATCCAGAATTTCAATACAAACATTTGCACATTGACGATAATTTCCTTCGTCTAGCTCAAACCATAGCTTTGGTGCCCAGATATTACCCCTACGTTTACGAAAAACAAATAATTTTTACCTTGGTCCGACCCATACCGCGAGTTTTTTGGCCCGACAAACCAGTCGATCCTGGTTTTGATTTACCTTCTGCTTTAGGTGTTGAAGGAATTTCTTATAGCTATACGGTAATTGGCGATTGGTATATCTGCGCGGGGTGGATTGGAATATTTTTTGGGGGAATAATTTACGGTGGATTCGCCAGGATGGTCGGTCAGTTATTGACCAAAAATACGGAAAATGCCAGTGCGATCGTCTATAGTCTCTGTACAATGGCTCTCTTTGCTGGATTTCGCTCCATGTTGGAATTAGTGCTGATGAGTTATGCAGTTTTAGCTTGGATGCTAATTTCTTGGCTAATGTTACCGAAGAGGAAGATTTTAAAAGGATGA